In Lolium rigidum isolate FL_2022 chromosome 3, APGP_CSIRO_Lrig_0.1, whole genome shotgun sequence, the genomic window TATCGTTCTACACTATGGTAATGTAACAACAGCAGTGAGAATACAAGAACTAATTTATGTTTACCCTCAAAATAGTAGTTTACTACGAGTCTAGGTCAGTAATTCGATTCAATAATAGTAATACACTGATATTGAGATACCGGATTACTAACAAATGCAACAGCACAAGCTTTCGACATAAACAACAACAAATATACCTCCTCATTCTCTACTGTGTGAGCAAGTGGCATGATGATCTGGTTCCCAGAAAATCTCATCGGACGCAGCCCAGGGAATGAACATGTGCTTGTTTTCAGTGCTGAAGCCAAATACGCATCCATACTGTAATCAGCCCATTCAGATCTATGCTCCCTCAGAAATCGAATGAGTATCGCTGCTGGGACACTCTACAATATACCAAAATAAAGGAAGAAAGATTTAAATAAGGATTTATCTCCATTGATTTAACAGTTACTAAAAAACAGAAAATGGGCAAACTAGTTTTAAAGCACTCAAACAAGTGTCTATAATATGACTTCTCAAATAGCAATGGTTAAGGAAACAATTAAATCAGAACCCACAAATTTGTGGTCGAATTATAATATCTTAAAACTCATTATCAACTCTATATCTGAGCAATGTAttatgtgcatgtgcatgcatgttgAAGTGCTGAACCACTATTGAAGTTTCATTTTCATACAAAATAATAAAGACGGATCATTGTTACATACTAATGAACTAAGGTCGCCGTTTACCTGCAGTAGCATCGATGCCTTAGCACATATAGTACCTCCAGGGGCTGCAAAAGCATTGCCACCATTGCTGATGTTCCTAATTTTCTTAGTTGAGTTGCAAGCAACAACTACATCTTCAATGCCATCTCCACCCATTATAGACCAACCATCGTCATTGAAACCGCTGATGGCATCATTAAAGCCTCTAAGAAAAAACGTAAATAATTGTGTCAGAAACATGTCAACAAGATGCATACATTAATCGTAGGAAGAGTAAAAGTTGATCCAAATTCACCTGCTCAGCCTTTGACTAAAGGTTCTTAGTACTGCAGGTTGCCTGCCCAAGGGATAGACCACCTCACCACTCGTTTCTTGAGCAATTTGTCTGACGTGGCGGAGTGCCTTGATATGTAGGTGCAGTTAGTAAATTTTAGTATTAAGTACAGTGCATAGAACGAACTCCCAGGATCTCCATAGACTAAAAATCTTAATCATTTTCACAACATATCAAGCATAAAACTTCAGTTCATGATTAAGTGGTTTCCCGTAGAATGGTGAGTTTGTAATCAGTACCAATGCAACTTCACACACAGAGATGTAGTGAATCAACACTCTATAAGCACTCACCGCAGCAGTAATTTTCTGAGCAACTACCCTAGAAGACTCATAGAGAGGCCGGAGCACTTCAGGAACATTCCATGCCTGAAAGATGAAATCAAATCAAATATTTAATGGATGCCTGACAGAAAAAGTCCTACATCTACGAACAATATGGATAGAAAGCAGGGGTCATACCTCAAATTCCAGATGGTCCACTATATgcacaatggaacctccaccttcacaGGGGCGAACTAAATATCCACTTGGAAGCATTTCAGCTCTAACAAACTGCTGTGCAGAAGCTGCACTTGGACCACCCCCAGAACCACTCAAGGATCTCTCGCAGACCTTAGTGATGGAAGATATTAGCGAGAGGTGATATCATGGCTCGTAATTCCTTAGCGGATAGAAAGGAGTGATATCCTAGGTCATATTTAATAGAGTTAAATAAGTAAAACTTAGTGCTCGTGGTCATACGTACCACAAGGCTGCCATCTTCCACTATGGTTGTATACCTTAGAGTCCAAAAATCAcgtgcagggactaaagttgttggAGCATACAgctgcaaaaaaaaatgaaacatagTGTTCACAGCAGGAATCATGTGCATCACTGCATAGGCTGAAGAAACATTAAAAAAATGGTTTAATGCTGACCTGTGTGTAAACAAGTTCAATCGTTCCTCCATTTGCACCTGGTAACACCGTGAAAACTTCCAGGCTTCGACAATCACGGAACCAAGACGGTCGATCTTTCAAGATCTCTACAACCTACGTAACAAAATTCTATCAGGAAGGCAATTTATTGATACCCTTTCGCAAATATTAAGTTGTATTGACAGTTCAATTTTTTTGTAATTAATTAGTAGGCAAAATATATGTATGTGAGGTGAGAGCGTTCATCTCTTTTGTACATCCTAAGTGGTCGGAAACTTTCCAGGTTCCTATGGGAAAGGAGACTTCAAATTTAAGTCCCAAGTATTCTGTTGCACgtattaaaaaaaaaattcagttgcATCCCTAGCACAATTTATTCCAACATACTTATGTGAGGAGGGTTTCCTACAGCACAGCCTAAGTCGTCAGAGAAAACTAAGGAGCCTACAGAAGAGGATACTATTCATTTAAGGCCTAAAGTATAGAATTGCCTTCTGATCAAACTTCACTGCATCCCAAATAACTAACATATTGGCAGCAATGTCTTCCATGGCATTTGAGTTTCTTACGTCCTCAACAAGTCACTGTATCCACACAGAAACCCAAGTCTAAATCAGTTGCAGAATACTTGCTCCAGATTaatattgaaaaaaaaaaactctagaaGTTGTTAAGTTTCATGCCCAACCAGTAGATCCAAAtgtctgaactgatggaaagaagGCGGGCAATCCACGTATATGTTAACAGATGCAACATAAATTTTCAAAACTGAGCACCAAGAAGCATATAAAGCACTTACTCTTGTTGGTTCTAGATTCACCAAACCACAGGCGCGGGCAGCAACACCACGGCAACCATGTGAAATGGCCACGATACCAACCGAATCCGGACCAGGCTAAAGTCATGACAACAGAACGTAATTAGCAAATTGTCAAATTTGTATTGGTGTTAAtcgcaaaagaaaaaaagaacagaGTTGTCATGTAACCTTCATCCCAGGCATCTGGACCCAATCAATAGCTGTTCCAGTAGCCTTCGAGAGGAATTCTGTCAGGGTCTCCTCTGCAATTGAAAGGAGCCTGGAACACGAAAATAAATCTAGTTTCAGGAAAGGAAGATGGAGGAAAGGCAAGGTCAGTAGCATGAATTCTTCCCTAGCTACCAGGAGCGATTTTCTTACCCAGAAGGGTTACTTGCATCCCTTGGAGGGTTTTGAGGGGTAGTTACATTTGACTCACAGCTTGTATCATTTGCCATCGAACTCTGTATTCAATCAAGAGATGTTATCAGGAAAAGCAGGGGTACACAATTACACATAGAGCAATCTGGTTAACCATCTAACATCCCAAGGAACAAATCATGGATATTTTGAGCATCCTGTAAACTAGAAACTCTAGGTGGTAGATCTACATTAGAACAGTAGCATAAGGGATCGATGTCCTTAACATACTGGTATTTTGAAACTAATGCACTACTAGTGCACTACCATACTCACAGTCTCCCATTCAACTATAAAGAATTACTAGTATATAACGCAAACGGAAATGTGCATGCGACAGTGTGTATTATATTACGCAAAAGAAATGCGAATAAACAAGAATTGAGCAAGGCCATGTTTGTAGGAAGGGGGGTGGAAGTGGAACGCCTACACCACCATAACAAAAGCTTACATTCTTGAGCTGCTGCCGCACTTGTGCATTCTCGTGAACCAGCTGGGAGACCTGTTTCTGTAGGCGTTCGTTCTCCTCCATAAGAAGCTTGTTCATAGCAGCCACTTTTCTGTTGACAGACTCAAGCCGAGAAGACTCCTTCCGCAGCTTATCTCGGCACCTGCAAGAACCAGGCGCAGCAGTCCGCATGAGTACGGTACCAGAACCGAGGCTCAGATACATGTAAAGCAATTCACATGATAACTTCAGCCCATACAAGAATAACCGTGGAGAGTTTCGCACCAGCAATGTAACAGTTCTACAAGAAAACTACCACACAATTTATTTTTTAACCGGAAGGGCATCACTCAGGGGATATTTATTTACTACAATAGCAACATTACAGATTTAGCAAAATGTAGGTAGAAGATGTGGTATGTTTACCTTCTGTTCTGGAACCAGACCTTGATCTGCCTGGCCTCGATGTTGGCGAGCGTGGGGCACTCGCGCAGCAGCTGCTGCCGGCGCGAGGACGTGGGCTTGGGGCAGTCAGCGTAGACCCGCTCGAGCGCCTCGATCTGCTCTGGCGTGTACCGCACGTACTTGCCCGAGTCCGGCCCCGCGCCGCCTCTGTCGCTGCTGCCACCCCgcatcgccgtcgccgcagcCATTAATTGTTACCTCGCCAGCGCAAAATCCACAAGCAGGCTTCAATTTTGGGTTTGAGTAGATCCCTGGAGCAAAAGTAAAATGGGAGCTGAACTGAAATGTACTGCTGCCAGCCAAGAATGCAAAATGCAGGCAGCTGAATTGAAGTGTACACGCAA contains:
- the LOC124694629 gene encoding homeobox-leucine zipper protein HOX10, which gives rise to MAAATAMRGGSSDRGGAGPDSGKYVRYTPEQIEALERVYADCPKPTSSRRQQLLRECPTLANIEARQIKVWFQNRRCRDKLRKESSRLESVNRKVAAMNKLLMEENERLQKQVSQLVHENAQVRQQLKNSSMANDTSCESNVTTPQNPPRDASNPSGLLSIAEETLTEFLSKATGTAIDWVQMPGMKPGPDSVGIVAISHGCRGVAARACGLVNLEPTRVVEILKDRPSWFRDCRSLEVFTVLPGANGGTIELVYTQLYAPTTLVPARDFWTLRYTTIVEDGSLVVCERSLSGSGGGPSAASAQQFVRAEMLPSGYLVRPCEGGGSIVHIVDHLEFEAWNVPEVLRPLYESSRVVAQKITAAALRHVRQIAQETSGEVVYPLGRQPAVLRTFSQRLSRGFNDAISGFNDDGWSIMGGDGIEDVVVACNSTKKIRNISNGGNAFAAPGGTICAKASMLLQSVPAAILIRFLREHRSEWADYSMDAYLASALKTSTCSFPGLRPMRFSGNQIIMPLAHTVENEEILEVVRLEGQPLTHDEVLFSRDIDMLQLCTGIHEKSVGSSFQLVFAPIADFPDDAPLISSGFRVIPLDTKTDIVSSGRTLDLASSLEVGSIATQASDASPDNCSVRSVLTIAFQFPYELHLQDSVAAMARQYVRSIVSAVQRVSIAISPSQSGLNAGQRILSGLPEAETLARWICQSYHFHIGVELLTQSDGAGEQLLKMLWHYQDAILCCSFKEIPVFTFANKAGLDMLETSLVALQDLTLDKIFDESGRKALFSEISKLMEVGHVYLPSGVCMSGMGRHVSFDQAVAWKVLGEDSTVHCLAFCFVNWSFV